In one Dermatophilaceae bacterium Sec6.4 genomic region, the following are encoded:
- the glgX gene encoding glycogen debranching protein GlgX yields MDIWPGHPYPLGATYDGSGVNFALFSEAATGVSLCLISDTGDEVRHELTEVDGHVWHGYVSGMQPGQRYGYRVDGPFDLENGHRCNPAKLLLDPYAKAIDGQIDGDESLFSYRFDNPEQFNDDDSLGHTMLSVVINPFFDWGHDRPPQHEYHNSVFYEMHVKGLTMTHPDVPDEIRGTYAAVAHPAIIEHLKDLGVTAVELLPVHQFVQDSTLVDQGLSNYWGYNTIGFLAPHNGYSAHGTDGQQVTEFKSMVKALHEADIEVILDVVYNHTAEGNELGPTICFRGIDNSAYYRLVDDAKEHYYDTTGTGNSLLMRHPHVLQLIMDSLRYWVQDMHIDGFRFDLAATLARQFHEVDRLSAFFDIIQQDPVVSQVKLIAEPWDLGDGGYQVGNFPPLWTEWNGMYRDTVRDFWRGEAAALGEFASRLTGSSDLYAQSGRWPIASINFVIAHDGFTLRDLVSYNDKHNDANGEDGNDGENHNRSWNCGVEGPSDDPDIEALRQQQERNFIATLLLSQGVPMLAHGDELGRTQGGNNNVYCQDNEIAWVDWELSDYDKSLLEFTQQAIALRNDHPTFRRRRFFQGAAQRGGASEIGDIIWYSSDGSPMSEDDWSNGYARTLMVFLNGAQILTPDSAGRKVSDDHFLLLFNAHHEDVDFVVPQDVADATWGVALRTAPLSEQDAGALEIESYESGDKISLPARSMLVLHSPLD; encoded by the coding sequence ATGGACATTTGGCCCGGCCACCCCTACCCCCTCGGCGCAACGTACGACGGCAGCGGCGTGAATTTCGCACTCTTCTCCGAAGCGGCAACGGGCGTGAGCCTGTGTCTGATCAGCGACACCGGCGATGAGGTACGCCACGAGCTGACCGAGGTCGACGGCCACGTGTGGCACGGGTACGTCTCGGGTATGCAGCCCGGCCAACGCTACGGATACCGGGTCGACGGGCCGTTCGATCTGGAGAACGGCCACCGTTGCAACCCCGCCAAGCTGCTTCTGGACCCGTACGCAAAAGCAATCGACGGTCAGATCGACGGTGACGAGTCGCTCTTCTCCTACCGCTTCGATAACCCTGAGCAGTTCAACGACGACGATTCCCTGGGCCACACGATGCTCTCGGTCGTCATCAACCCGTTCTTCGACTGGGGCCACGACCGCCCGCCGCAGCACGAGTACCACAACAGCGTCTTCTACGAGATGCACGTCAAGGGTCTGACCATGACCCATCCGGATGTGCCGGACGAAATTCGCGGCACCTATGCGGCCGTCGCACACCCGGCGATCATCGAACACCTGAAAGACCTCGGCGTGACCGCCGTGGAGTTGCTGCCGGTGCACCAGTTCGTCCAGGACAGCACGCTGGTCGACCAGGGGCTGTCGAACTACTGGGGTTACAACACCATCGGTTTCCTCGCTCCGCACAACGGTTACTCCGCCCACGGCACCGACGGCCAACAGGTCACCGAGTTCAAGTCGATGGTCAAAGCGCTGCACGAGGCGGACATCGAGGTCATTCTCGACGTGGTCTACAACCACACGGCTGAGGGCAACGAGTTGGGCCCGACCATCTGCTTCCGCGGCATCGACAACTCGGCCTACTACCGCCTGGTCGACGACGCCAAAGAGCACTACTACGACACCACCGGCACTGGCAACAGCCTGCTGATGCGCCACCCGCACGTCTTGCAGCTGATCATGGATTCGCTGCGCTACTGGGTGCAGGACATGCATATCGACGGTTTCCGCTTCGACCTCGCCGCGACGCTGGCTCGACAGTTCCACGAGGTCGACCGTCTCTCGGCGTTCTTCGACATCATCCAGCAGGACCCGGTCGTCTCTCAGGTCAAGCTCATCGCCGAGCCGTGGGACCTCGGTGACGGTGGTTATCAGGTCGGCAACTTCCCGCCGCTGTGGACCGAGTGGAACGGCATGTACCGCGACACGGTGCGCGACTTCTGGCGCGGCGAGGCGGCTGCGTTGGGTGAGTTCGCCTCCCGGCTGACCGGATCCAGCGATCTCTATGCCCAGTCCGGCCGTTGGCCGATCGCGTCGATCAACTTCGTCATCGCGCACGACGGTTTCACGTTGCGCGACCTGGTCTCCTACAACGACAAGCACAATGACGCCAACGGCGAGGACGGCAACGACGGCGAGAACCACAACCGCTCCTGGAACTGCGGAGTCGAGGGCCCCAGTGACGACCCCGACATCGAGGCCCTACGCCAGCAGCAGGAACGAAACTTCATCGCGACGCTGCTACTCAGCCAGGGCGTGCCGATGCTCGCGCACGGTGATGAACTGGGTCGCACCCAGGGCGGCAACAACAACGTCTACTGCCAGGACAACGAAATAGCCTGGGTCGACTGGGAGCTGTCGGACTACGACAAGTCCCTGCTGGAATTCACCCAGCAGGCGATTGCGCTGCGCAACGACCACCCGACGTTCCGTCGTCGTCGCTTCTTCCAAGGGGCAGCGCAGCGTGGTGGCGCCAGCGAGATCGGCGACATCATCTGGTATTCCTCGGACGGGTCGCCGATGAGTGAGGACGACTGGAGCAACGGGTACGCGCGCACGCTGATGGTCTTCCTGAACGGGGCACAGATCCTCACCCCGGACTCCGCAGGCCGCAAGGTGAGCGACGACCACTTCCTGCTGCTGTTCAACGCCCACCACGAGGACGTCGATTTCGTAGTACCGCAGGATGTGGCCGACGCTACCTGGGGCGTTGCACTGCGCACGGCGCCGCTGTCGGAGCAGGACGCGGGAGCTCTCGAAATCGAGTCCTACGAGAGTGGCGACAAGATCTCACTACCGGCCCGCTCGATGCTCGTGTTGC
- a CDS encoding YihY/virulence factor BrkB family protein produces MGLNKSATREQLGRVPGLLALVRLLLGTLRICMRYRVTGLAAEAGFFALLSLPPLVYGLLGAVGYVGTWLGSDVVTQVTQNIERYASQFLTEQSLRDVLVPTLREALTGGRPDVISIGFLLSLWSGSRALNVLLDTISIMYGQGGRRGIVRTRLLSLSLYFVSLIFGALVVPLIVIGPQLLSSWLPPKFLFLMNFYWPLVGGLTILGFATLYYIATPRRTPWVRALPGAALTLMIWVVASMVLRLFLGASINGVSIYGPLAATIVVLIWLYFLGIAVLIGAAFNASAAWIWPMREVPSLGSRAREWVGAARVGQPGSVAARLPGPTSQHDGGPTGESEASRSHT; encoded by the coding sequence GTGGGGCTGAACAAATCAGCTACCCGTGAGCAACTCGGGCGTGTTCCCGGGCTGCTGGCACTCGTGCGTCTACTGCTCGGTACGCTCCGGATCTGCATGCGGTACCGGGTGACCGGCCTCGCAGCGGAAGCCGGATTTTTTGCCCTGCTCTCCCTGCCACCACTGGTCTACGGGCTGCTCGGGGCGGTTGGTTACGTCGGCACCTGGCTCGGCTCCGACGTGGTGACGCAGGTCACCCAGAACATCGAGCGGTACGCGTCCCAGTTCTTGACGGAGCAGAGTCTGCGGGACGTCCTGGTGCCCACCCTGCGGGAGGCTCTTACCGGTGGTCGCCCGGACGTGATTTCGATCGGCTTCCTATTGTCGTTGTGGTCAGGATCACGCGCATTGAACGTTCTACTCGACACGATCTCGATCATGTACGGCCAGGGTGGACGGCGGGGCATCGTCCGCACCCGGTTGCTGAGCCTGTCGTTGTACTTCGTGTCGTTGATCTTCGGCGCCCTGGTGGTGCCGTTGATCGTCATCGGCCCGCAGTTGTTGTCCTCCTGGTTGCCGCCGAAGTTCCTGTTCCTGATGAATTTCTACTGGCCGCTCGTCGGTGGCCTGACCATCCTGGGTTTCGCAACGCTCTACTACATCGCCACTCCGCGCCGCACTCCGTGGGTGCGGGCCCTGCCCGGAGCCGCGCTGACGTTGATGATCTGGGTGGTCGCGTCGATGGTGCTGAGGCTCTTCCTGGGCGCGTCGATCAACGGGGTGAGTATCTACGGGCCGCTCGCGGCGACCATCGTGGTGTTGATCTGGCTATATTTCCTGGGTATCGCCGTGCTCATCGGCGCTGCGTTCAATGCGTCGGCGGCTTGGATCTGGCCGATGCGCGAGGTGCCGAGTTTGGGTAGCCGTGCACGGGAATGGGTCGGTGCGGCGCGGGTAGGGCAGCCTGGCTCTGTCGCTGCGCGGCTGCCCGGTCCTACGTCCCAGCACGACGGTGGGCCGACGGGCGAATCGGAAGCGTCCCGCTCGCACACCTGA
- a CDS encoding patatin-like phospholipase family protein, translated as MKALVLGGGGVAGIAWELGVLLGVGDAQPDVVSAILEAELVIGTSAGAAVAAQITSGVELQELYDAQLRAETAEIEVDLDTEVLAASYESAVRGAASTQEARRRLGELALTTNTVSEAQRRIAIAARLPSEVWPERRLTVTAVDTASGDLMTFTSASGVALTDAVAASCSVPGVWPPVTIGARRYMDGGVRSSTNVDLAVGCDRVLVLLPSLPGAPSLLGDLGAQVVPPRGADVLLVRANLRSMAAFGRNALSPATRAASARAGRAVGRAKAAQVAQFWTP; from the coding sequence ATGAAGGCTCTGGTCTTGGGTGGCGGCGGAGTCGCTGGAATCGCCTGGGAGCTCGGGGTGTTGTTGGGTGTCGGAGACGCCCAACCCGACGTCGTGTCGGCAATCTTGGAAGCTGAGCTGGTGATCGGCACCTCGGCGGGCGCGGCCGTAGCAGCGCAGATCACCTCCGGGGTGGAACTACAGGAGCTGTACGACGCCCAGTTACGCGCCGAGACCGCGGAGATCGAGGTCGACCTCGACACCGAGGTGCTGGCCGCGTCCTACGAGAGTGCGGTGCGGGGCGCCGCGTCCACTCAAGAGGCGCGTCGACGACTCGGCGAGCTGGCGTTGACCACGAACACCGTCAGTGAGGCGCAGCGGCGTATTGCGATTGCGGCTCGGTTGCCGTCGGAGGTATGGCCCGAGCGCCGCCTGACGGTCACAGCGGTGGATACCGCTTCGGGAGATCTGATGACGTTCACCTCGGCCTCGGGGGTGGCGCTGACCGACGCTGTAGCTGCCAGTTGCTCGGTACCCGGGGTGTGGCCACCGGTGACCATCGGCGCCCGGCGATACATGGATGGTGGTGTGCGATCGAGTACGAACGTGGACCTTGCGGTCGGATGCGATCGGGTTTTGGTCCTACTACCCAGCCTCCCGGGTGCGCCTTCACTGCTGGGTGATCTGGGTGCGCAGGTGGTGCCGCCACGCGGGGCGGACGTCCTTTTGGTGCGGGCCAACCTTCGGTCGATGGCGGCTTTTGGCCGCAATGCGTTGTCGCCGGCCACGCGGGCGGCGTCTGCGCGTGCAGGACGTGCGGTGGGAAGGGCGAAGGCAGCCCAGGTAGCGCAGTTCTGGACCCCCTGA
- a CDS encoding AAA family ATPase yields the protein MAIDGRVLFKATVAASETYNTALERHLHEDLGLRFAERNNGDQRKRPIREIVGVDPVLNQAWSTRRVDIEQRRGQLATGFHRDHGRPPTPVESVQLAQQATLETRDAKHEPRSLAEQRTTWRAQACDVLGGDSGIASMLHATLGSHPSTQRNVFADVDVDTTAQAVISQLEHRRSTWQVWHVRAEAQRRVRASGASPDRMPRLVEQVVAGALSNPMSTSLARPETGISEPNELRRRDGSSVYMVAGADLFTSTTILAAERRLVAAAGRTGGHAASDLAVDLALMEATANGAKLNAGQASLVRAMATSGARVQLGIAPAGSGKTTAMLALAGAWTEAGGQVLGLAPSAAAAAALRAQITTSHATTTSTTTTDATTTSATSTTTDTLAKLVHEITTRDPAMRTWLDVPAADTAAAKTAGAWWDPHARSWYAPGGATQSSEGSPLGRWRVAVTDIGPSTLVVIDEAGMADTLSLDTAVRFVLGCGGSVRLIGDDQQLAAIGAGGVLRDIQATHGACRLSELVRFADPAEGAASLALRQGRPEALGFYLDHGRVHVGDLATMTDDVFTAWQTDRGTGLDSIMLAPTRDLVSDLNQRARAHRLAGHSPTGASAPTVRLADGNHASIGDLVITRTNDRRLRTTSTDWVKNGDRWTVLGICEGTVRVQHARNGRLITLPADYVKASTELGYASTVHAAQGVSVDTVHGLATGEESRQQLYTMLTRGRHANHVYLQVVGDGNAHNIIRPDTTHPLTATDLLESVLARDLAPRSASTMLRDSSDPVTLLGQAAQRYLDALYVGAEQHLGADTVRALEADADRVVPGVTEQPAWPALCAHLILTGACGGDPIVHLQSAAQSRELDTAGDTAAVLDWRLDDSGLRGAGQGPLPWMPGVPLSLAEDLTWGPYLTQRATLVTDLAATVRDAATGEATPSWASSGTRPAEVLLGDVAVWRAAMLVEPGDQRPTGRPELQKAAALWQRCLDTRLHGDRAPAMQEWGRQIVATCPATSRDPFAPILAERLAAMTRSGLDAPAMLRRATGMGVLPDDHPAAALWWRITGHLSPAVAEQVTNDQHLSTPWAPHLPELLGPDSARQVQDSPWWPTLVTTIDNALARGWPINDLLRPESLQSTPAGDDPCQSLVWQISVAMDPIPDEYRNEPTEQNEDLWEHVPLPDDAATTYHDGRAPVSNRPEPVEVDNAGDDLDQLILLAQLRRDALGPLEVSDAQIERASRRAMLFADSPVSTDRIAAINSLTLAYYCEQFPNSWAAHHLADRFGTDLAGDERFRPGYAPSGWDRLATHLRARGVSDGEMVAAGVAKRNEATGRVRDHFVDRLVLPIIHRRHGWEDFETVPFAGPDVILGFVGRRQPDLTDADRKGPKYLNSPTTALFAMGAQLYIPGTDLYEPSTFERGARPVLVEGPMDAIAVTLATHGARVGIAPLGTSLTEEQAQQLAAIREHARVGNTRGLDPAMTGFDPWLIVATDNDTNLAGQVAAERDFWLLAPHNLDPGHALLPAGLDPADMFTLRGPAALRAALHYPGPLATTLLDERLTNLPTDHARTAAAQILATRPARHWNDGTARIASRLHLSTAQTHRDLLPAADTWARDRHQAARTQLDGFADARTRMQQAALKPPTQRWAGLAAELDPRLPHEPDWPALAQLLDQAHNDGHNVPAVTRQLLAERPLAQQPAQDLRYRLVATLDVPIGTDGPNTTAPSTGAAKERHVAATATDKPISPRR from the coding sequence TTGGCAATCGATGGCCGGGTCCTGTTCAAAGCGACCGTGGCCGCGTCCGAGACGTACAACACCGCCCTCGAACGCCACCTGCACGAGGACCTAGGGCTGCGGTTCGCCGAACGGAACAACGGCGACCAGCGCAAGCGGCCGATCCGCGAAATTGTCGGGGTCGACCCCGTACTGAACCAGGCGTGGTCCACCCGACGCGTGGACATTGAGCAGCGACGTGGCCAGCTCGCCACCGGCTTTCACCGCGACCATGGTCGTCCCCCGACACCCGTGGAGTCAGTGCAGTTGGCGCAGCAGGCGACCTTGGAAACCCGCGACGCCAAGCACGAACCGCGTTCCCTGGCCGAGCAACGCACCACCTGGCGAGCCCAAGCGTGTGACGTGCTCGGCGGGGACTCGGGAATCGCCTCGATGCTCCACGCGACGCTGGGCTCTCACCCTTCGACGCAGCGCAACGTCTTCGCCGATGTGGATGTCGACACGACCGCACAGGCTGTCATCTCGCAGCTGGAGCACCGGCGGTCGACGTGGCAGGTCTGGCACGTGCGCGCCGAAGCGCAGCGCCGGGTCCGCGCCTCGGGTGCCTCCCCGGATCGCATGCCGCGCCTGGTGGAGCAGGTCGTCGCTGGGGCACTGTCCAATCCGATGTCGACCTCGTTGGCGCGCCCCGAGACGGGCATCAGCGAACCCAACGAGCTACGGCGCCGGGACGGGTCGAGTGTGTACATGGTGGCGGGCGCGGACCTGTTCACATCGACCACCATCCTGGCCGCTGAACGCCGGTTGGTGGCCGCGGCCGGGCGCACCGGCGGGCACGCCGCCAGTGACCTGGCGGTCGACCTGGCGCTGATGGAAGCCACCGCGAACGGCGCAAAGCTGAACGCCGGGCAGGCCTCCCTGGTGCGCGCGATGGCGACGTCTGGTGCCCGGGTACAGCTGGGGATCGCGCCGGCCGGCTCCGGGAAGACCACTGCAATGCTGGCGTTGGCCGGGGCCTGGACCGAGGCCGGTGGCCAGGTCCTGGGGTTGGCACCGTCTGCCGCGGCTGCTGCCGCGCTCCGCGCACAGATCACCACCTCTCACGCCACCACGACCAGCACCACGACGACCGACGCGACAACCACCAGCGCCACTTCAACGACTACGGACACGTTGGCGAAGTTGGTCCACGAGATCACCACGCGTGACCCCGCGATGCGGACCTGGCTGGACGTCCCCGCCGCAGACACAGCCGCGGCGAAAACTGCTGGCGCCTGGTGGGACCCGCATGCCCGTTCGTGGTACGCCCCGGGCGGTGCAACCCAGTCCAGCGAGGGTTCACCACTGGGGCGGTGGCGGGTCGCCGTTACCGATATCGGGCCGTCGACGTTGGTGGTGATTGATGAGGCCGGGATGGCCGACACCCTGTCCCTGGATACCGCTGTCCGGTTTGTGCTGGGTTGTGGGGGCAGTGTCCGGCTGATCGGTGATGACCAACAACTGGCCGCGATCGGCGCAGGTGGGGTGCTGCGTGACATTCAGGCCACCCACGGGGCGTGCCGCCTGAGTGAACTGGTCCGCTTCGCGGACCCCGCCGAAGGCGCCGCTTCGCTCGCCCTGCGGCAGGGTCGCCCAGAGGCCCTCGGGTTCTACCTGGACCACGGGCGGGTTCACGTCGGTGACCTGGCCACCATGACCGACGACGTCTTCACCGCCTGGCAAACCGACCGTGGCACGGGCCTGGACTCGATCATGCTGGCACCCACCCGGGACCTGGTCAGCGACCTGAACCAACGCGCCCGCGCCCACCGCCTGGCGGGCCACTCCCCCACCGGTGCCTCGGCACCAACGGTGCGGCTGGCCGACGGAAACCACGCCAGCATCGGGGACCTGGTCATCACCCGTACCAACGACCGGCGGCTACGGACCACATCGACTGACTGGGTCAAGAACGGTGACCGCTGGACGGTCCTTGGTATCTGCGAGGGCACCGTGCGGGTGCAGCACGCCCGCAACGGCCGGTTGATCACCCTGCCCGCCGACTACGTAAAGGCCTCTACCGAGTTGGGGTACGCGAGCACCGTGCACGCGGCCCAGGGCGTGTCCGTGGACACCGTGCACGGCCTGGCCACCGGGGAGGAGTCACGCCAACAGCTGTACACGATGCTGACCCGCGGCAGGCACGCCAACCACGTGTACCTGCAGGTGGTCGGCGACGGGAACGCGCACAACATCATCCGCCCCGACACCACCCATCCGCTCACCGCGACAGACCTGCTGGAGAGCGTCTTGGCACGCGATCTTGCTCCCCGGTCGGCGTCCACCATGCTGCGCGACAGCAGCGACCCAGTCACGTTGCTGGGACAGGCCGCGCAGCGGTACCTCGACGCCCTCTACGTCGGCGCCGAACAGCACCTCGGCGCCGACACAGTGCGAGCCTTGGAGGCCGACGCGGACCGCGTCGTCCCTGGTGTCACTGAGCAACCCGCATGGCCCGCGTTATGCGCGCACCTGATCCTGACCGGCGCCTGCGGTGGGGATCCGATCGTCCACCTGCAATCGGCCGCGCAGTCCCGTGAGTTGGACACTGCCGGTGATACCGCCGCTGTCCTGGACTGGCGCCTGGATGACAGCGGCCTGCGCGGAGCAGGCCAGGGTCCATTGCCGTGGATGCCCGGAGTGCCCCTTTCTCTGGCCGAGGACCTCACGTGGGGCCCGTACCTCACCCAACGCGCGACACTCGTGACCGATCTGGCAGCGACCGTCCGGGACGCGGCCACCGGTGAAGCGACCCCGTCGTGGGCCAGCAGCGGCACTCGCCCAGCTGAAGTGCTCCTGGGTGATGTCGCCGTATGGCGAGCCGCGATGCTCGTCGAACCGGGCGACCAGCGCCCCACCGGACGCCCGGAGCTCCAAAAGGCGGCCGCGTTGTGGCAACGCTGCCTGGACACGCGTCTTCACGGTGACCGCGCCCCAGCGATGCAGGAATGGGGGCGGCAAATCGTTGCGACCTGCCCCGCGACCAGTCGGGATCCGTTCGCGCCGATCCTGGCTGAGCGGCTCGCCGCGATGACACGCAGCGGCCTGGACGCGCCCGCCATGCTGCGCCGAGCCACCGGCATGGGCGTGTTGCCCGACGATCACCCGGCTGCCGCGTTGTGGTGGCGCATCACCGGGCACCTGTCCCCCGCCGTCGCCGAACAGGTCACCAACGACCAGCACCTCTCAACCCCCTGGGCGCCCCACCTACCCGAACTGCTCGGGCCCGACTCAGCCCGGCAGGTCCAGGACAGCCCCTGGTGGCCGACCCTGGTCACCACCATCGACAACGCCCTCGCGCGCGGCTGGCCCATCAACGACCTCCTGCGTCCCGAGTCACTCCAGTCCACGCCGGCTGGTGATGACCCCTGCCAATCGCTGGTGTGGCAGATCTCAGTCGCGATGGACCCCATCCCCGACGAATACCGCAACGAACCCACCGAGCAGAACGAGGACCTGTGGGAACACGTGCCCCTCCCCGACGACGCAGCCACGACCTACCACGACGGACGGGCGCCGGTATCGAACCGTCCTGAGCCCGTTGAGGTCGACAACGCCGGTGACGATCTCGATCAGTTGATCCTCCTGGCGCAGCTACGCCGCGACGCCTTGGGTCCGTTGGAGGTCTCCGATGCCCAGATCGAACGGGCGAGCCGCCGCGCGATGCTCTTTGCTGACAGCCCGGTCAGCACCGACCGCATCGCTGCGATCAACAGCCTGACGCTGGCCTACTACTGCGAACAGTTCCCCAACTCTTGGGCAGCGCACCACCTGGCCGATCGGTTCGGCACGGACCTGGCCGGTGACGAACGCTTCCGACCCGGGTACGCCCCGTCGGGGTGGGACCGGCTCGCCACTCACCTGCGCGCACGAGGGGTCAGCGATGGCGAGATGGTCGCCGCCGGGGTCGCGAAACGCAATGAGGCCACCGGGCGCGTGCGCGATCACTTCGTCGACCGGCTGGTGCTGCCGATCATCCACCGCCGCCACGGCTGGGAAGACTTTGAGACAGTCCCCTTCGCCGGACCCGACGTGATCCTCGGGTTTGTCGGGCGACGCCAGCCCGACCTGACCGACGCCGACCGGAAAGGACCGAAATACCTCAACAGCCCCACCACCGCACTGTTCGCGATGGGCGCGCAGCTGTACATCCCCGGAACCGACCTGTACGAGCCCAGCACGTTTGAACGCGGCGCGCGGCCCGTGTTAGTCGAAGGGCCGATGGACGCGATTGCGGTCACCCTCGCCACCCATGGCGCACGGGTAGGGATAGCACCGCTGGGCACGTCCCTGACCGAGGAACAAGCCCAGCAACTCGCGGCAATCCGAGAGCACGCCCGCGTCGGAAACACGCGGGGTCTGGACCCCGCGATGACCGGGTTCGACCCCTGGCTGATCGTCGCCACTGACAACGACACCAACCTGGCAGGACAAGTCGCCGCCGAACGCGACTTCTGGCTCCTCGCACCCCACAACCTCGACCCGGGCCACGCACTCCTCCCAGCGGGCCTGGACCCGGCTGACATGTTCACCCTGCGTGGCCCGGCCGCACTCAGGGCAGCACTGCACTACCCCGGCCCCCTCGCTACCACCCTCCTCGACGAACGCCTGACCAACCTGCCCACCGACCACGCCCGAACCGCCGCCGCCCAGATCCTGGCCACCCGACCAGCCCGCCACTGGAACGACGGCACCGCGCGGATCGCATCCCGCCTCCACCTCAGCACCGCCCAGACGCACCGCGACCTCCTGCCCGCCGCAGACACCTGGGCACGTGACCGACACCAGGCTGCGCGCACCCAGCTCGACGGATTCGCCGACGCGCGAACACGCATGCAGCAAGCCGCCCTGAAACCACCCACGCAGCGTTGGGCAGGCCTGGCAGCAGAACTCGACCCACGCCTACCCCACGAGCCCGACTGGCCCGCCCTCGCACAACTACTCGACCAAGCACACAACGACGGCCACAACGTGCCCGCCGTAACCCGCCAACTCCTCGCCGAACGACCACTCGCCCAGCAACCAGCCCAAGACCTGCGCTACCGGCTGGTCGCCACACTCGACGTCCCCATCGGCACCGACGGACCGAACACCACCGCGCCCTCAACAGGGGCAGCGAAGGAACGTCACGTAGCGGCCACCGCGACCGACAAGCCGATCAGCCCTCGGCGATGA
- the mobF gene encoding MobF family relaxase, whose product MGCASFSCRPLTFPKTADHFQWSPPLSRSARPRTPSRNAKGRVLHTSCIPGHFSFKHRPPGVTFLPSGGCDDEYPQADGGVGYDYLTRQVAALDATDKGHTGLSSYYTEKGESPGVWVGSGMTGVDGLSAGDVVTADQMQALFGSGHHPLAHERREQLQGPGLSDRDFRAVTRLGVPYKVYTADVSAYRLEVATRLEAVNRADGLPSDWPVPAQERARVRTQVAREFFRAEHGRDPVDAREVAATIAKYSRPKTTAVAGFDLTFSPVKSVSTLWAIADPAVAAQIERAHQAAVQDALTFVEQHALYSREGTNGVRQVDVQGLVATAFTHRDSRAGDPDLHTHVAIANKVQPLAGSGWQSMAGSCSKRPWPRPRRTTPPSNATCTRT is encoded by the coding sequence ATGGGATGCGCATCCTTCTCATGTCGACCGCTCACATTCCCAAAGACCGCCGACCACTTCCAGTGGTCACCACCCCTGTCGCGCAGTGCCCGACCTCGTACCCCCTCCAGAAATGCCAAAGGCCGAGTCCTACACACCTCTTGCATTCCGGGTCATTTCAGTTTCAAGCACCGACCTCCAGGAGTCACGTTCCTGCCTTCGGGTGGGTGTGACGATGAGTATCCACAAGCTGACGGCGGGGTCGGGTATGACTACCTGACCCGTCAGGTCGCTGCCCTGGACGCCACCGATAAGGGCCATACCGGGCTGTCTTCGTATTACACCGAGAAGGGCGAGTCGCCCGGGGTGTGGGTGGGATCGGGGATGACCGGGGTCGACGGTCTCTCTGCTGGTGACGTGGTGACCGCGGATCAGATGCAGGCGTTGTTCGGGTCGGGCCATCACCCGTTGGCTCACGAACGCCGGGAACAGTTACAAGGCCCAGGACTGAGCGATCGGGACTTCCGGGCGGTGACCCGGTTGGGGGTTCCGTACAAGGTGTACACCGCCGATGTGTCCGCCTACCGGCTGGAGGTCGCCACCCGCCTGGAGGCGGTGAACCGGGCCGATGGTCTGCCTTCTGACTGGCCCGTCCCCGCGCAGGAACGTGCCCGGGTCCGCACCCAAGTCGCCCGAGAATTCTTTAGGGCCGAGCATGGGCGCGATCCGGTGGATGCCCGCGAGGTGGCGGCGACGATCGCGAAATATTCCCGGCCGAAGACCACCGCGGTCGCCGGGTTCGACCTGACGTTCAGCCCAGTCAAGTCCGTTTCCACGCTGTGGGCGATCGCAGACCCGGCCGTCGCGGCGCAGATCGAACGCGCCCACCAGGCCGCAGTTCAGGACGCGCTGACGTTCGTCGAGCAGCACGCGTTGTACTCCCGCGAAGGCACCAACGGGGTCCGCCAGGTCGACGTCCAGGGCCTGGTCGCGACGGCGTTCACCCACCGGGACAGCCGCGCCGGGGACCCCGATCTGCACACCCACGTCGCCATCGCGAACAAAGTCCAACCACTAGCGGGAAGTGGTTGGCAATCGATGGCCGGGTCCTGTTCAAAGCGACCGTGGCCGCGTCCGAGACGTACAACACCGCCCTCGAACGCCACCTGCACGAGGACCTAG